In Perca fluviatilis chromosome 14, GENO_Pfluv_1.0, whole genome shotgun sequence, a genomic segment contains:
- the shtn2 gene encoding shootin-1 isoform X1, with translation MWLQGEDSAAAESDGESGLSSEDEGDIQCEILEIQRDEANQRLSELEEVSNQLLKEINVLEMQFQIERSCRESAEALAVKVTKENKVLKRKSQMLMPFIPELPEDLAALTFDPETDPPVNGDDVVDLGEETLLLESQAKIAALQASVDGLLAEKLQLEQQVEDLTKEQVQLREQLALEVKEKEAILRKVSKQNKTMNKIKRVSQLVTEEFTEMSQKLEVEQGLRQHAEVFAHQILVQQNAAHRESVMLTQSSETGLQLQQALEQISNISTALCDIQRYYQNQVKLSPSAVEESSFLSERQNLREQLEKSEEERKALKTQLSEANSTVTELQVEVKQLRDALNREDEIDETEEKAAPAPPPPPPPPPLPPPPPAVTNSLDFLRSRRKERASKAENKAAPSLDLKTKAVDEMMERIKRGIVLRPMKRIQEDDNSWKDQRSENRKSAIVELKGMLDNMKRQHLRRVPSRRGRNVGEAELLQVLQRRRRVMGENRDQTQDPRPGSQCVPAAGDGPWAGESGSAPVLRRLKQNREKRDSRVRASALLNSQEN, from the exons ATGTGGTTGCAAGGTGAGGACAGTGCAGCGGCAG AGTCTGACGGAGAGAGTGGTTTATCTTCCGAAGATGAGGGAGACATTCAG TGTGAGATCCTGGAAATTCAGAGGGATgaagccaatcagaggctgtCTGAATTGGAGGAAG TCTCCAATCAGCTGTTGAAAGAGATAAACGTGCTGGAGATGCAGTTCCAGATTGAGCGCTCCTGCAGGGAGAGTGCTGAGGCGCTGGCTGTCaag GTGACCAAAGAGAACAAAGTCCTGAAGAGGAAGAGCCAGATGCTGATGCCGTTCATCCCCGAGCTGCCTGAAGACTTGGCTgccctgacctttgacccagaGACTGACCCCCCGGTTAACGGTGATGATGTGGTTGATCTCGGTGAGGAGACGCTGCTGCTGGAGAGTCAAGCCAAGATAGCAG CGCTGCAGGCATCAGTGGACGGTCTGCTGGCTGAGAAGCTGCAACTGGAGCAACAAGTGGAGGATCTGACCAAAGAGCAGGTCCAACTCAgagagcag CTAGCTCTGGAGGTCAAGGAGAAAGAGGCCATACTGAGGAAAGTGAGCAAACAGAACAAGACCATGAATAAAATCAAACGCG tCTCCCAGCTTGTCACAGAGGAGTTCACAGAAATGTCTCAGAAGCTGGAGGTGGAGCAGGGCCTACGGCAGCACGCTGAAGTCTTCGCCCACCAG ATATTGGTGCAGCAGAATGCTGCCCACAGAGAGAGCGTGATGCTGACGCAGAGCTCAGAGACCggcctgcagctgcagcaggcGCTGGAACAAATTTCCAACATCAGCACGGCCCTGTGTGACATACAACGCTATTACCAGAACCAG GTGAAACTGAGTCCGAGCGCTGTGGAAGAGAGCAGCTTCCTCTCTGAGCGGCAGAACCTGAGAGAACAGCTGGAGAAgagtgaggaggagaggaaggccTTGAAGACTCAGCTGTCTGAAGCTAACAGCACTGTCACGGAGCTCCAGGTGGAAG TGAAACAGTTACGGGATGCACTGAACCGGGAGGATGAAATTGATGAAACAGAGGAGAAAGCCGCTCCTGCTCCACCTCCACCGCcgcctcctccccctcttcctcctcctccccctgctGTCACCAA TTCACTTGATTTCCTGAGAAgcaggagaaaagaaagagccAGTAAAGCTGAAAACA AAGCAGCACCCTCGTTGGACCTGAAGACGAAAGCGGTGGATGAAATGAtggagagaataaagagaggcaTCGTCCTGAGGCCCATGAAGAGAATACAG GAGGATGACAACTCATGGAAG GACCAGAGGAGTGAAAACAGAAAGTCAGCTATCGTGGAGTTGAAAGGAATGCTG GACAACATGAAGCGACAGCACCTCCGCAGAGTGCCTTCCAGACGGGGCCGAAATGTTGGGGAAGCAGAGCTCCTGCAGGTGctccagaggaggaggagagtcaTGGGGGAGAACAGGGACCAAACACAGG ACCCCCGGCCAGGTTCACAGTGCGTCCCAGCAGCAGGAGATGGTCCCTGGGCAGGCGAGAGCGGCAGCGCCCCTGTGCTCCGGAGGCTGAAACAGaatagagagaagagagactCTCGCGTCAGAGCATCGGCACTGCTCAACAGCCAAGAAAACTGA
- the shtn2 gene encoding shootin-1 isoform X2 has translation MWLQESDGESGLSSEDEGDIQCEILEIQRDEANQRLSELEEVSNQLLKEINVLEMQFQIERSCRESAEALAVKVTKENKVLKRKSQMLMPFIPELPEDLAALTFDPETDPPVNGDDVVDLGEETLLLESQAKIAALQASVDGLLAEKLQLEQQVEDLTKEQVQLREQLALEVKEKEAILRKVSKQNKTMNKIKRVSQLVTEEFTEMSQKLEVEQGLRQHAEVFAHQILVQQNAAHRESVMLTQSSETGLQLQQALEQISNISTALCDIQRYYQNQVKLSPSAVEESSFLSERQNLREQLEKSEEERKALKTQLSEANSTVTELQVEVKQLRDALNREDEIDETEEKAAPAPPPPPPPPPLPPPPPAVTNSLDFLRSRRKERASKAENKAAPSLDLKTKAVDEMMERIKRGIVLRPMKRIQEDDNSWKDQRSENRKSAIVELKGMLDNMKRQHLRRVPSRRGRNVGEAELLQVLQRRRRVMGENRDQTQDPRPGSQCVPAAGDGPWAGESGSAPVLRRLKQNREKRDSRVRASALLNSQEN, from the exons ATGTGGTTGCAAG AGTCTGACGGAGAGAGTGGTTTATCTTCCGAAGATGAGGGAGACATTCAG TGTGAGATCCTGGAAATTCAGAGGGATgaagccaatcagaggctgtCTGAATTGGAGGAAG TCTCCAATCAGCTGTTGAAAGAGATAAACGTGCTGGAGATGCAGTTCCAGATTGAGCGCTCCTGCAGGGAGAGTGCTGAGGCGCTGGCTGTCaag GTGACCAAAGAGAACAAAGTCCTGAAGAGGAAGAGCCAGATGCTGATGCCGTTCATCCCCGAGCTGCCTGAAGACTTGGCTgccctgacctttgacccagaGACTGACCCCCCGGTTAACGGTGATGATGTGGTTGATCTCGGTGAGGAGACGCTGCTGCTGGAGAGTCAAGCCAAGATAGCAG CGCTGCAGGCATCAGTGGACGGTCTGCTGGCTGAGAAGCTGCAACTGGAGCAACAAGTGGAGGATCTGACCAAAGAGCAGGTCCAACTCAgagagcag CTAGCTCTGGAGGTCAAGGAGAAAGAGGCCATACTGAGGAAAGTGAGCAAACAGAACAAGACCATGAATAAAATCAAACGCG tCTCCCAGCTTGTCACAGAGGAGTTCACAGAAATGTCTCAGAAGCTGGAGGTGGAGCAGGGCCTACGGCAGCACGCTGAAGTCTTCGCCCACCAG ATATTGGTGCAGCAGAATGCTGCCCACAGAGAGAGCGTGATGCTGACGCAGAGCTCAGAGACCggcctgcagctgcagcaggcGCTGGAACAAATTTCCAACATCAGCACGGCCCTGTGTGACATACAACGCTATTACCAGAACCAG GTGAAACTGAGTCCGAGCGCTGTGGAAGAGAGCAGCTTCCTCTCTGAGCGGCAGAACCTGAGAGAACAGCTGGAGAAgagtgaggaggagaggaaggccTTGAAGACTCAGCTGTCTGAAGCTAACAGCACTGTCACGGAGCTCCAGGTGGAAG TGAAACAGTTACGGGATGCACTGAACCGGGAGGATGAAATTGATGAAACAGAGGAGAAAGCCGCTCCTGCTCCACCTCCACCGCcgcctcctccccctcttcctcctcctccccctgctGTCACCAA TTCACTTGATTTCCTGAGAAgcaggagaaaagaaagagccAGTAAAGCTGAAAACA AAGCAGCACCCTCGTTGGACCTGAAGACGAAAGCGGTGGATGAAATGAtggagagaataaagagaggcaTCGTCCTGAGGCCCATGAAGAGAATACAG GAGGATGACAACTCATGGAAG GACCAGAGGAGTGAAAACAGAAAGTCAGCTATCGTGGAGTTGAAAGGAATGCTG GACAACATGAAGCGACAGCACCTCCGCAGAGTGCCTTCCAGACGGGGCCGAAATGTTGGGGAAGCAGAGCTCCTGCAGGTGctccagaggaggaggagagtcaTGGGGGAGAACAGGGACCAAACACAGG ACCCCCGGCCAGGTTCACAGTGCGTCCCAGCAGCAGGAGATGGTCCCTGGGCAGGCGAGAGCGGCAGCGCCCCTGTGCTCCGGAGGCTGAAACAGaatagagagaagagagactCTCGCGTCAGAGCATCGGCACTGCTCAACAGCCAAGAAAACTGA
- the shtn2 gene encoding shootin-1 isoform X3 codes for MQFQIERSCRESAEALAVKVTKENKVLKRKSQMLMPFIPELPEDLAALTFDPETDPPVNGDDVVDLGEETLLLESQAKIAALQASVDGLLAEKLQLEQQVEDLTKEQVQLREQLALEVKEKEAILRKVSKQNKTMNKIKRVSQLVTEEFTEMSQKLEVEQGLRQHAEVFAHQILVQQNAAHRESVMLTQSSETGLQLQQALEQISNISTALCDIQRYYQNQVKLSPSAVEESSFLSERQNLREQLEKSEEERKALKTQLSEANSTVTELQVEVKQLRDALNREDEIDETEEKAAPAPPPPPPPPPLPPPPPAVTNSLDFLRSRRKERASKAENKAAPSLDLKTKAVDEMMERIKRGIVLRPMKRIQEDDNSWKDQRSENRKSAIVELKGMLDNMKRQHLRRVPSRRGRNVGEAELLQVLQRRRRVMGENRDQTQDPRPGSQCVPAAGDGPWAGESGSAPVLRRLKQNREKRDSRVRASALLNSQEN; via the exons ATGCAGTTCCAGATTGAGCGCTCCTGCAGGGAGAGTGCTGAGGCGCTGGCTGTCaag GTGACCAAAGAGAACAAAGTCCTGAAGAGGAAGAGCCAGATGCTGATGCCGTTCATCCCCGAGCTGCCTGAAGACTTGGCTgccctgacctttgacccagaGACTGACCCCCCGGTTAACGGTGATGATGTGGTTGATCTCGGTGAGGAGACGCTGCTGCTGGAGAGTCAAGCCAAGATAGCAG CGCTGCAGGCATCAGTGGACGGTCTGCTGGCTGAGAAGCTGCAACTGGAGCAACAAGTGGAGGATCTGACCAAAGAGCAGGTCCAACTCAgagagcag CTAGCTCTGGAGGTCAAGGAGAAAGAGGCCATACTGAGGAAAGTGAGCAAACAGAACAAGACCATGAATAAAATCAAACGCG tCTCCCAGCTTGTCACAGAGGAGTTCACAGAAATGTCTCAGAAGCTGGAGGTGGAGCAGGGCCTACGGCAGCACGCTGAAGTCTTCGCCCACCAG ATATTGGTGCAGCAGAATGCTGCCCACAGAGAGAGCGTGATGCTGACGCAGAGCTCAGAGACCggcctgcagctgcagcaggcGCTGGAACAAATTTCCAACATCAGCACGGCCCTGTGTGACATACAACGCTATTACCAGAACCAG GTGAAACTGAGTCCGAGCGCTGTGGAAGAGAGCAGCTTCCTCTCTGAGCGGCAGAACCTGAGAGAACAGCTGGAGAAgagtgaggaggagaggaaggccTTGAAGACTCAGCTGTCTGAAGCTAACAGCACTGTCACGGAGCTCCAGGTGGAAG TGAAACAGTTACGGGATGCACTGAACCGGGAGGATGAAATTGATGAAACAGAGGAGAAAGCCGCTCCTGCTCCACCTCCACCGCcgcctcctccccctcttcctcctcctccccctgctGTCACCAA TTCACTTGATTTCCTGAGAAgcaggagaaaagaaagagccAGTAAAGCTGAAAACA AAGCAGCACCCTCGTTGGACCTGAAGACGAAAGCGGTGGATGAAATGAtggagagaataaagagaggcaTCGTCCTGAGGCCCATGAAGAGAATACAG GAGGATGACAACTCATGGAAG GACCAGAGGAGTGAAAACAGAAAGTCAGCTATCGTGGAGTTGAAAGGAATGCTG GACAACATGAAGCGACAGCACCTCCGCAGAGTGCCTTCCAGACGGGGCCGAAATGTTGGGGAAGCAGAGCTCCTGCAGGTGctccagaggaggaggagagtcaTGGGGGAGAACAGGGACCAAACACAGG ACCCCCGGCCAGGTTCACAGTGCGTCCCAGCAGCAGGAGATGGTCCCTGGGCAGGCGAGAGCGGCAGCGCCCCTGTGCTCCGGAGGCTGAAACAGaatagagagaagagagactCTCGCGTCAGAGCATCGGCACTGCTCAACAGCCAAGAAAACTGA